In the genome of Methanococcoides burtonii DSM 6242, the window GTCATGCTACTATTGCGAAACTTGTCGATGAAGAAGAACCGGTTACTACCGAAGAACCGCAGGCTGTAGAGGACACTCCAGCAGTTGAGGAAGAGACAACATCGGAACCACAAAAATTCGAGCCGGTTACTGAATCAAATGTTGAGACTGAAAAAGCTCAAAATGATACACCCGGATTTGAAGGAATATTTGCAGTTTCCGGACTATTGCTCTCAGCAATGTTCATCATGAAAAGAAGTTTGTGAATCCGGAGAATTTGATGAACGGAATTGTCGGGAAAATCATCTCCCGACGCACTTTTTAAAAATATTAAGCATATTGAAAAATGTTAAGAGGTAATTGAATGGAAGAAATGAATAAAAAGAGAATTGCTCTTCTTTCGGGCGTAATACTGATAATTTTAATCCTGCCATCGATGGCATGTGCATCATCCAACTGGTACCAGTTCCAGATGGATGAAGCCAATTCAGGAGTTACAGGTGATGAATCACCAATTTCAGATCCATGGGATGATAATTCTATGTCATGGGAAAAACAGTTGTCAGACGGTATAGACTGTACTCCAATTGTTATCGATGACCTTGTTTACGTGGCAACCGGCGATAACACAGTATTTGCAATTCATAAAAAAACAGGTGAAATTGAATGGGAGAGCTCATCTAGTGGCAGCGGATTCCTTGTATCAAATTTAGCATATGGAAATGATATGATATTTGTACCTACAATGAACGGATACATATATGCTTTCGATGCTGACAACGGAAATGAGAAATGGAACGCAAAAGTATCTGATGCTCAATTGAATACACCTGTTAAATACGACAATAACAAGATATTCTTTGGAGATTGTTCTGTCGGTGGTGCCAGTGAAACTTCTAGTGCAGGTACTTACTATTGCTATGATGACGAGGGCAAAGAGGTTTGGAACCGTACATCTAACAGCGGTACTGGATACTACTGGGCAGGTGCGGCCGTAAAAGGAAAGTATCTGATCTATGGGGATGATGGTTCAAACCTTACATCTGTCAACAAGAATACGGGAGATACCGTTGATGAGATCGATGCATCCTCAGTATACGGTATAGATGTAGGGAACATCAGATCCTCTATAATGTACGATGACAACAAAATATACTTCACTTCTAAAAGCGGATATTGCTATGCTCTTGGATTTGAATCAAGTACCGGTCTTTTCGATACAACGGACAAACACAAAGCAAACATAGGAATAAGTACATCCACGCCGGTAATCTACAAAGAAAGGATATATGTTGGCCACAGCAACGGTTTTTCCTGTCTGAAAGCATCCGATCTGACAAGTATATGGGATTTTTCAACAGATGGTGCAGTACAATCATCCCCAGCCATATCTAGCCACGATGATGCTGGAAATGGTGACGTGTACATATATTTCACTACGAACACTGCCGAAGGCAAGGTCTATTGTATAAAAGACGATGGTGAAAATAATGATCCTGAGTTGAAGTGGTC includes:
- a CDS encoding PGF-pre-PGF domain-containing protein, with product MEEMNKKRIALLSGVILIILILPSMACASSNWYQFQMDEANSGVTGDESPISDPWDDNSMSWEKQLSDGIDCTPIVIDDLVYVATGDNTVFAIHKKTGEIEWESSSSGSGFLVSNLAYGNDMIFVPTMNGYIYAFDADNGNEKWNAKVSDAQLNTPVKYDNNKIFFGDCSVGGASETSSAGTYYCYDDEGKEVWNRTSNSGTGYYWAGAAVKGKYLIYGDDGSNLTSVNKNTGDTVDEIDASSVYGIDVGNIRSSIMYDDNKIYFTSKSGYCYALGFESSTGLFDTTDKHKANIGISTSTPVIYKERIYVGHSNGFSCLKASDLTSIWDFSTDGAVQSSPAISSHDDAGNGDVYIYFTTNTAEGKVYCIKDDGENNDPELKWSYGNPDKTAYSLAGVSISDGWVYYGTDSNYLFGLTNKEKTVEDTDSSSSGSSSGSSGGATGEAPENIVLEDNLQTIITVGNRANYEFNNPSNCIMSISFDPKMNAGYKAAKIEILKSTSSYATPISGEVFQNMNIWVGKVGFATPENMENINVEFKVLRSWINENNIDRSSIKLNRYHDEKWNSLNTVEITEREDQDSLYFSAETPGFSPFVITGEKVQIVKTAIENDVAEQESLEEADSAEQADTPKENPGFEGIFMVIGLLLSVFCIKKKGQ